The sequence below is a genomic window from Candidatus Sungiibacteriota bacterium.
GGCATGCCGGTGCCGGAACGACGCATTCCACCAAAGGGCAAATGAACTTCTGCGCCAATAGAGGGCAGATTTACATACTTCAGACCGGCCCTACCCCTAATCTTAAACTCGCGCATCTTACGAAAGTCATTTGTAATCAGGGCCATGGAAAGGCCATATTCGTGATCATTGGCAACATGCAATGCCTCATCAAAATCACGTACTGGTACAATCACCACGTTGGGCGTGAAAAATTCCTCGCGTAAAGCAAACGTAGTGGGCCGATACTGCATACGAAAAACATTGGGCAGAACATAAAGGCCGTGTCGTCCTCCCACGTAAGAAGTAAGACGTTCCGCTCCGTCAGCCAGTATTGTCCGTTCGCAGTCAAAATATTTTTCTACGGCCGCGTTATTAATCAGCGGACCGGCAAAGTTTTTGGGGTCAAACGGGTCACCAAAGCGTAACCTTTTTACCTTATCCAGAAAAAGTTGAGTAAATTCCGGCTCGATTGCTTCTTCTACAATAAGCATGTCCGCCGAAACACAACGCTGGTGGGCGGTCTTGAACGCCGAGAGAATAGAGGCGGCAACCGCAAGTTCTAAATCAGCATCTTTTAGTACGATGACCGAGTTTTTCCCGCCCATCTCACAAACGGCAAACTTATCAAAGTGCTCGGCGGTTTTCTTTTTTACCTCTGCGCCTACTGCATAAGAACCCGTAAAAAGCTGGCCCACCGTTCCGGGGTGCGATACAAGATAGCTCCCCACCTCTCCATCTCCGTGCACCAGATTAAGAACGCCCGGCGGCACTAAAGATGTATCTCTAATGGGTCCACGAGTTGCCTCATGAAAAAGCTCCACCAGACGCTGACCGCAAAGAGGC
It includes:
- a CDS encoding aldehyde dehydrogenase family protein gives rise to the protein MEVLYGRNYINSMWGPMRADFVVGEPAAGTVLGYAPQATKEEIDSAVAAANDALAIWGDPRRYSWVRRAEIIDEWVQLLKADKEGLAKLITRESGKHIDEARADVVEAIHMLQYCAGRGRHPIGHKISSEIPDKESETYLSPRGVCTVITPWNFPVAIPTWLIGPALVSGNTVVFKPSEDTPLCGQRLVELFHEATRGPIRDTSLVPPGVLNLVHGDGEVGSYLVSHPGTVGQLFTGSYAVGAEVKKKTAEHFDKFAVCEMGGKNSVIVLKDADLELAVAASILSAFKTAHQRCVSADMLIVEEAIEPEFTQLFLDKVKRLRFGDPFDPKNFAGPLINNAAVEKYFDCERTILADGAERLTSYVGGRHGLYVLPNVFRMQYRPTTFALREEFFTPNVVIVPVRDFDEALHVANDHEYGLSMALITNDFRKMREFKIRGRAGLKYVNLPSIGAEVHLPFGGMRRSGTGMPSAAWLFNYLCHETAFTVNYGQEIKLAQGLSARV